The segment ttatgcccTTTTACAGTGTCTTTGTTTAGTTTTGGGAGTGCACtaaaacatgctctcatgcttggtggttcgaaaaacgcattatttttaatataatttgcattattacaatagctttctccccaggctggcacaaatggttTGAATAGTTCTGGGTTAGATAAAGAACCACCTTCCAAAAAagtaaatgtgttgtgattggttagcagttccACTGTTTTGCGATTGGGGcacagcttagacagcgtttcagtcctgTCACGCACCTTCACAAAGCAGCAAGTTCAGTGTACAACTGCACAAACTAGATTTaggtgattcttacattttaaatatggatattttttgtacaaaaacacatcacttcccccggagccatgtgcggcactttttattatggatcaatGCACTTTGATGGACTTTTTTTGGACTaatggagagaaacaccagtcttTGTCATTCTAAAGGTTGGGAGTGCcgggataatttttaatataactctgattgcattcgtctgaaagaaggaagtcatatatacctaggatgcatggagggtgagtaaataatacgctacagtagggTTGGTATCGTCAGTCTGcgttatattatcattattgtgctaattaatataattatttaaatgcccgaaaccagctccagtaTAAGGCTAATGAAGCTAtttacactgtatgatgaataaatatcTTACCACACATCGCACATGTCTACAGCGCAGCTCCGACACAGccaccgatgatcgtcactctagtcaatgatTGTTTTAACGTCAGCTGCGGCTCTGCATCACTTTCGACCCTTTATACCACACACGCCAACAGTGCAGGTTCCAGCACGGCTACTGGAGCAGTTTGTGGACAAtttagtcaatgctcgcgttTATACCAGCtgccctgcggctcgctgaagcatcttAGATGCCGCTGTCCAGGCTACATCTCTAAAGTTAGGCTAATGTTTTTCCCTCTAAGCATACGTTTCCATACTACTGGTTTATTTTATGCTTTTCCCCCAAATCCACCgtgaaaactaaacaaaatacaaaaccacattaacttaatataacccaaacataaacaaacaaacttcaGAACCGTCaaaacacaaaatacaaacaTAAAGCAAATACAAAGCGAAATACCTCGTTGGCTGCATGCTATATGAAAGAGAAATTATTTTGAATACTTAATCACCCGTTCAAGTCCTTCGCAGAAACACATCCCACAGTGTGGCTAAAGGCTCTATGACCCATAGTAGTTAAACAAGCATTAGGTGTGTGAAGGAGACCCAGTGAAAAGGAACGAAGAGGGCGAGAAGGAGTGTAGGGTTGAATGAGTTCTGAGAGATAACATGGAGCCAGATTATGGAGAGAATGTTAAATTCAATACAAAACTTAATGGGGAGCCAGTGAAGCTGTTGGAGAGTCGGAGTAATATGTTGTATAGATGGTGTTCGATTTGTGATACAAGCAGCAGAATTCTGAATCAGCTGAAGTTTATGGAGAGATTTGTGTGATAGACCAAATAATAAGGGATTACAGTAGTCAATGTGAGAGGTGACAAGTGAGTGAACAAGGATAGCAGTACTGTGTAGAGTGAGAAATGAACGGAGGCGTGCAATATTACGAAGATAAAAGTGACAAGAACGAGTTTTACTATTAATGTGTGCTTCAAATGAAAGGGTGCTGTCAAAGATGACCCCTAAGTTCCTAACCTGGGGGAAAGGTGAAACAGAGGAGCCATCAATTGATAAAGAGAAATTATGGGACTTGGAAAAACTGGAGTTAGTTCCTATAAGGAGAACATCAGTCTTGCTACCATCAAGTTGAAGAAAATTAGCAGAGAACCAGGTTCTAAGTTTATGGAGACAATTAGTAAGACAGTCAGGTGGAACAATAGTGTCAGGTTTAGTGGATACATAAAGCTGTGTGCTGTTAGCATAGCAATGAAAATTAATACCAAATTCAGAAAATATTTGACCAAGTGGGAGAAGATAGATAAGGAACAATAGAGGACCAAGGACAGAGCCTTGAGGGATACCACAATTAACAGAGAAAGGCTTagagttaaattttttttgttgtaCAAACTGTCTAGGGTTGGATATATAAGAAGCAAACCAGGCAAGAGGGATACCAGAGATGCCAATAGCAGATAACCGGCTCAGCAAAATAGCATGTGagacagtgtcaaaagctgcagttAGATCAAGTAAAACAAGAATCGATAAAAATCCGCCATCAGCAGACATTAACAGATCATTGGTCACTCTGACCAaagcagtttctgtgctatgctTAGAACGAAATCCTGACTGAAAACGTTCATATAAGTTATTATTGGTAAGATGTTCctgaaaagggagatttgaaattggtggAAAATGATTTAAGTTGTTAGGGTTTGCACCAGGTTTCTTAAGATTTGGGGTTATAGCAGCTATTTTGAAAGATGACGGAACAATACCGGAACTTAGAGAGGAATGAACAATACGAGTAAGAAAAGAGAAAGCAGACAGGCTTTAACAAGGTGAGTTGGTATGGGATCAAGTATTCATGTTGAGGAATTAGATTTGTTAAATCAGTTTAGAAATTTCTTGTTCAGATGGCCAGAAAAAAGCTGAGTGGCAGAAGAAATCAAATGCACTGTCCTCCACGATGTCATTTATAAGGATGCCTTTGTTAGAAAGTGAATGAACATTAAAAAGTCCAATTTTAAGCCCAGTGTACCCTAGTATGGATTTAGCCGATCTGTCAATGCTGGCTAGCACCCTTTGGTCAACAGACCACCGAGATCTCCGTGCAACTTTGTTTTGTTTGCGAACCGCCGGTAAAAGGTGACGATGAAACTCACTCAATAGAGTGTAAACGCTGTTTTTCCATAGGCGtactctgccctaaatttgacactccccaaagcagtggcgttgtagcattgccagcggcactgagtgCGGATTTGATACTGTAGTGGAAACTTCACTTTGCTTAAAACTTTGACGCTTTGTGTTGTGGCtactgctgcgcctcgcgtttatgcagaagcgctctgagcgcctgaagtcgaaaaaaagcaactctgagcagAAAAACACCCGACGTCATGCGTGTTTTTTCCCGTTGTCTGAATCGAATGAAAGGAGAGGCGGGctttctgttgtggtgacgaaagtttaccgttgcttagaaagtccagagactgcaatGATGGAGGacaaacttttggtgtctgttgcgggtaacccagagctgtattttttagggtttctgctaatatgacagtataaCAACTGTTAtataacaacgcccttcagccgtgatttattcacgatacagcacggcctctcgtaccttattgcttaaataatgTATCTTTCAGAAGCAAAGAATATTGCACATTCATGTTAACGGTCATACAGAACCATATTTGAAAGTAAACAATTGCAAATTTTCTAAACAAAGTTGTGGTAATGTTACTCTTCTttgataacattttatttttatttacttaaaaataagACGTTAAGTCATGACTGAGCAACAACTGCTAACAACTTACAAATACTTAACACATGTTTCCATACACAACActctcagaagaaaaaaaaaacacaaaagctgCCGCATAACCTTTTGGATACTATGTACTAGGtctgcaaaacatttttttttctttaccaaaataagagggatcatacaaaatgcatattttttattactgacctgaataagatatttcacataaaagatgcatatagtccgcaagagaacCCTGAGAACCCAAAAGTTGAACAtgatgattcttaatactgtgtacacagctgtatttttatttatttatttattttttattttttttttgtttagtaataagttgttcatgagtcccattaagagccaggggcgtATCTTTTgaacacattaaagatgtttacatttttcttatttcacctaaaattatttttctttcattcagtactgcccttcagaagctacagaagagacttacatgtttaccagaagacaaaataagttaaatttaccctgatctttatattcaaaatgttttcaccccccagctcttaatgcatcattttttctttctgaagcatcagtgagcatttgaaaagaagttgtgggacctggaggatttttctgaagaacagcaggtagattaactgttcaggacaaacaaggttaTGAACATCTATCACtgaacagcagaaaaaaaaaaaaacagctgtgaatcattcagtaaAAAACAGTGTTAGGAATCAAgtagatgtaaacttttgaatggggttatttatttattttaatttgcctgttattttctcgtgtggactatatctcattgtcttttatgtgaaatattctaTTCAGGTGtttgtgttttttaattaatattttgtttgtttttctcctcTAATCCTCACTcacaaagactgttgatgctgaTCAAATACCATGATGCGAGTCTATTATTtttaagtcattttcatttatttgtgcagatcggctttttaaagaaaaaataacagTGCACCTTGTACACTCACAAAGTAATTTCCCCGTAATATTTCCCTCCTTTCggcgcttcacactccagtccagcgggtggcactaacacacacacactaacacacacactgtttgacaaacaccattaaacctaagaagaagaagattagtttcacTGCACTCTCTGTTGTTTTGTCGTGATTCTGTATTAGTACAATCTGTGAGAAATGTAGTTTCTGTAAATAGAATATATTTATTCTGTAATATTCTCATCCTCATAGCTGTGACTAGGTTTGGAAgcgagcaggaatatctggagaagtatgagctgaactgagatctgctgctgtgaagatgtttattaaagtggagagtgaggagaacacgagtgaactagaaacctggagaataaaacaggaaccagaacctttgagaataaaacaggaggaaccagaacatttgagaataaaacaagaggaaccagaacctttgagaataaaacaggaggaaccagaacatttgagaataaaacaggaaccagaacatttgagaataaaacaggaggaaccagatccattgagaataaaacaggaggaacatggaggttggtgtttaattttcattcatctttaatgTCTGTTTGTGGTACATCGGGCTTTCAAAGCTTTAATAATACTGACGGTTTCAAGCCATGTTAGATTTAGTTAATTGTAGTAGAAACAATCTTTAAAGCGGATCAGTTTTTTGCAAAGTATTTATGGGgcacactttctatgaagcccctattcgTATTACATTATaatggtatttctaaggcattgtaAAAATTACTGCTGGCTGTCATGCAGTTgaagagttacttatcaaaagctgtctaaggtgtaccatcaaaataatcaaactgataataaaaatgtgtcatgttacacattcatctgatctgatacgtgatcttatggctctttgagaaatattattattgttacttaTAAGTGCACTTTGTATGCTTTGTAAAGTGACATAAGTAACATGGTATATGAGACTTgtaatacattataactatgaggagataatcatactcttaaaagctataaccactaATGAGAAATTATAAAGCATTAAAACTgctcttatgaatactcatgcatTCATTATAGTGCCTTAAGTAAacctttataatgtattataaatacaggcttcatagaaagtgttactgaATTCTTTTATGAACAGATCAAATAAGGCTGATGCAGAAACAGCAGTGTTAACTAGAGTCATGGTGGTGCGGCAGAAATAGTCCAATAATATTACGTCGTTAGTTACAGGGTTTGTAAAAACAACTTATTTTGACTATATTTTGAAATGATAACATAAcagaaaaacattttacaacatcaaATCATCTAGCCATTTATTTTGTgtgtatacaggtgctggtcatatttAGATATGCTGgctataattagaatatcttcaaaaagttgatttatttcactaatttcaTTAAAGAAgttaaacttgtataatgtatacattcattccacacagatatatttcaagtgtttatttcttttgatgattataactgacaaccaatgaaaaccccaatttagtatctcagaaaattagaatattgtgaaaaggttcagtattgaagacacctggtgccacactttaatcagctaattaactcaaaacacctgcaaaggcctttctctcagtctagttctgtaggccaCACAATCatagggaagactgctgatttgacagttgtccaaaagacgaccattgacaccttgcacaaagagggcaagacacaaaaggtcattgcaaaagaggctggctgttcacagagctctgtggctgtccaagcacattaatagaaaggtgaagagaaaagaaaaaagtttacAAGTAATAGGGATAAacacaccctggagagaattgtgaaacaaatcccattcaaaaatgtgggtgAGTTTGACAAAGaatggactgcagctggagtcagtgcttcaagaaccactacgcacagacgtatgcaagacatgggtttcagctgtcgcattccttgtgtcaagccactcttgaacaacagacagcttCAGAAACGTCttgcctgggctaaagacaaaatggactggactgctgctgagcgGTCCAAAGTTGTGTTCTCTGATGAAAATaaatttcctttggaaatcagggtctcagagtctggaggaaaagacgagaggcacagaatccacgttgtttgaggtccagtgtaaagtttccacagtcagtgatagTTTGGGCTGCCATGttatctgctggtgttggtccattgtgttttctgaggtccaaggtcaacgcagctgtgtaccaggacgttttagtgcacttcatgcttcctgctgctgaccaactttatggagatgcagatttcattttccaacaggacttggcacctgcacacagtgccaaagctaccagtacctggtttaaggatcATGGTATCCCTGTTCCTAATTGATGCTGCTTAAAAGAGCATTATTTAGTGTGTGTTGTAAtgaaatgtgtttatgcagtttgaggttcaaaaaacatgttattttccacatactgtacattattgttgctctcCGCCCTGCCTTTCTAAAAGAAAAAATCATCGTTGATGGAGAcggaggtgttctctgattggccagctatccgtgCATTATGATTGGTCGAATACCTTGATGGAAATGTTATGCCCCTAACGATGTTGTGATTCTCAGCGCAACGAGACAGAATCagtaaaacccattataaacaaggcatttgttgcatacagtggggacataactactgattataatgagtCATAATGTCTTTTAACGCATTTTGTTGCGTCGCGCAAACGTAACACCATGTCTGTATTTGCGATTGTAGCACGAGAAAataacaagcactactctacactacTCAAAACTCGTGTttaaatagtcagtactgaatttaAACATGAAAACATACTTATAGGCCGCCAGTCAGAAGCGGAAACACCCCTTGCAACATTATAATCTGCTCTTCCAgtttcaggaaacagtcctccgtgaaatgtgcatcacccacttgaatatttgcattgattgtactgttccagaacagtgttgtaaatataaccacTGATTTCTGGTTCTGTCCTCATTTGAAAGGCCAAACAAATTATGttcgctttcgcaatgaaacacactgcgtttCCACAACATGGCAGCTGCAACACCACTACAGCCGGTAAACttatgccttctttctttccatatataTGTGGGAGGTattatgctaatctactcaccctgTGACATCGACAAGTGGGGGTGTGTTTGCAACTTCACAAATCTTATCTGTgaacaaacagcttgtaacactccaaggggaaaccgcatcatatgacccctttaaattatctttatttttgATATTCCACACCAGCTCTACCAAATCTGCTTCTGGTGACACCATCTGTAGGACTTGTTGGTACTGCTCTCAAATGTTAGTTTGTTCATGTTTCTCAGCTTATAACAAGTTACTGAAAATTAAccctttttacttttatttcagagttgattaaagaaaaagaggagaatgaagagtcaagtcaagttgaggagaaaaatcatttcaaaactggagaaaaaccttcaAGTTGCTCCCAAGCCAAACagaaaaatgtaaagaaaaaaagagaagagaaatgttcctgcactcagtgtggaaagagtttcacaagaaaaacaagtcttgagcgtcacatgaaaattcatactggagagaaaccattcactTGTGCTTATTGTTGGAAGAGTTTTACACACTCATCAAGCCTTAAGGAGCACCtaaacatccacactagagagaagcagcACACATGTAATCAGTGTGGTAAAGTGTATTTAGCAGCTTCAGGTCTGAGGAAACACTTGAAAATTCATACAAAGGTGAAGTCATTTGTGTGGTAAGGGTTTTCAGCATCTACAAAGTTTGCAAGTATATGAGAATATAAAGTgtgaaaagatttctacttcagtcACAAGTGTAACAAGATATTTAGTAAGTCAGGAaacctgaaaatacatgagaggatccacactggagagaaaccttatgtgtttacactgcaacaagaaatttaaccagtcatcagatctgaaaatacatgagaggatccacactggaaaaTAAACATTGGAAGCATTTTATTAGATCATCTGCTATACACAGTCATGcagaaacagttttttttgtgTATATCTCTGGTAGATTTagacatactggtctggcatgtatATGTATACCAATCCCTACTTGTAAATTAGTAAGAGAGAGATCAATCTCATTAgctttcacttttactttcagtAATGATCATTTTGCTTTGAGTTGTGGTCAACTgagcataataaaaaataattttggctttaatagttgaaagccatgatgttttataatttgttttaaatatctaaataaaggttttaaatgGAATTGAATTAAAAACCTTTATTGTCTTTGTATTTTTCTGCATACAGTGAAATTAGGAGCATTACTCCTGACTGGTGTTAGAAAAAAACATGTACCACAGTTCTGACACCTAGCAGATTTGGCATGTTTCATGggtaaaaaagaaacaaaatgcaCAGTTTGGGGCACTCTACAACATATGCAAAATTACACAATTTACTTCCCCCCTATTTCCCCCCTAAACCCCCTAAAAAAGGTATTAGTTTATCTTCAAAGTGACACAACTGAGGATATGGATGTTCAATGAAGGATTGATGAGAGATGAATGGCAAAGAAGGTAAATACTCTGAAACACagaattatatatttattgtaattgaAAAACAGTTaccattgttttaaaaaaaaaaactatataccagggtggccgcggatccttaaaaagtcttaaattccattgtcctaaaataaggcctttaaatgtcttaatttgtcttaaatctaaatccaagggtcttaattttttaatcttaattttagAGGGAATTTCTCCACAGGGCTTAAAGTATTCCGGCACCGGGCCGTGTGGGGAAAAAATTATAAGATTTTAGAGCCTGCGCATGCGATTTAATATTTTCTAGCCAATTTATTTCACCTACCAATCATATGAGAGGAACGCAGCTTTAACTTAACGTTACAAGCCTATCAGAAGCAGAGAAGGGCGGGTCCTTGCAACACAGTATGATTGACACCCATACGTCAATGTCACTTTAGCGTTGTCGGAGAAAAAAAATGGAGCGCAAGTTTATGAAGCCTGGGGATGATGTCCTAGCAATAGATAAAGGACTCAAAAATAAATGGCGCTGGGCGTGGATTGAAGAAAGTAGAGATGGCGAGCCTTTTGGCAGTTGGTGCAAGAAACTGAGAGAGCCCGAGGAAGCTACTGTATGCCAGCAGCGGTAAGAAAGTGCTTGCTCGTCATGATTTAGACTCCGGTCATAGAGCCGCTGTCCGTGCACTCAAACTTACCACGACGTTGCCGGGAGCAACTGTTACAGCTGACACACCGTTGTCTATGACTGTGACTGACTGTGTCTGCGATTTAAATATACGTTTGTGCACATTTATAGCAAAACATGATTTGTCATTCAGAACTTCGCAGCCACTGGTCACCATGTGTAAAAAACTGGCAGAAGAGTCCAGTTTTTTAAGCTCTTGTTACTTTACTTTTGTTATTATCGTCAATATTTGAAGTAAGTCCTTCTGTGCGGTTTCTCTccaccacccccccccccccccccaagaaaAAAATTCAGGCTCAaattaggctaacgttagctagctaacTATATTTAtattcaaggacatcttaatcgtattcttgataatcactaacttgcctttgtagtcatgaacacatttttaaaatcttgcattttatttcaaagcctttattattttctaactctacagctgtgaaataaaatgtacttcaaggactcacttttcattcataaaaagggcatcggaaaaaatgacttttcacggaaaacaacgtctattttttGGCTAacataatatggaattacccatataaccattagatggcagcagaggattatttattatgcagctgtctctccctatatttttcaagatgtcttgctttcgatttattataaaattactagtataataaattgtagtacttttatagTATAGTAAGTGCAGAaagtcacacacaaacagcctataagggtgaattatttaaatactaatatatagttcactacaaatatgttaaatatttaaggtttaataattaaataatgcactaattatgaatcgataggaattttaaatattttataaaatttaataactgcatcttttaagttttatcttggtcttaaattttgtttgaaaatggtattaaaaagtcttaaaatgtcttaaatttaacttggtcaaacctgtagacaccctgatATACAATCCAAACAAAGAAATGGAACActttaagaaaagaaaacatcaaatattaaaaAGTGAAGAAAAACTTGTCAACTATTTACATTTTAGAACTTGTAACACACGGCAGTTTATGTGTTTCAGGTCATCCACAGAACCAGAGTAAAGGTACTGGGGAAGAACATAGACCACCAGATTTTAGTTTATAGTATATTGCATATATTCAGAAAAGCTGTGCTGTTGATGTGGCAGATGCATTTGTGCATTATGTACCTTCACAGTGGTGTGTGTAGAGGAGTGAAATTTTCCCTGGCCATCTTTGAGGATGCAGGGGTGAAGGTGAGTGATGAGCACCCCGTCTCCAACATGTAGGGTCATTAGCGCCACAACCCTCCACAGTCAAACGTCAAACCCCTTTTGCCCACACACCAGGTGAAGGTCCAGGATGGGAACGTGAGTTTGGGTCATCCTCACCCCACGCATCTGGAAAAGGAAATTTCAAGTGAGTGTAGCATTTCTCAGTTATGAATAGGAAAGaataaaatgaaaagaataatagaaaaaaaattgagaataaaATTAGTGTTTCAAATACAGCAgaggtattaaagggatagttcacccaaaaatgaaaatttgatgttaatctgcttacccccaatgcatccaagatgtaggttactttgtttcctcagaaaaacacaaacgaagatttttaacgaaaaccggtgcggtctgccagccttatcatggacgtggatgggcaccaaacctttaaaagtaaacaaaaacatgcacagacaaatccaaattacaccctgcggctcgtgatgatacattgatgtcttaagacacgaaacgatcgttttttgtgagaaactgaacagtatttatataattttttacctttgatacacagccacgtccatctgtaatgtgcacgagtttggcatcagtcacgtcacatgagcacgcgctgtcgtagaatacgcaaacgccggaagcgatctgtcgcatgtatacgacactcattgtttacacagagcacagagattgtgggtatagcggttattcaaaatggtaaatacttgcgcgtat is part of the Garra rufa chromosome 1, GarRuf1.0, whole genome shotgun sequence genome and harbors:
- the LOC141340511 gene encoding uncharacterized protein, with amino-acid sequence MFIKVESEENTSELETWRIKQEPEPLRIKQEEPEHLRIKQEEPEPLRIKQEEPEHLRIKQEPEHLRIKQEEPDPLRIKQEEHGELIKEKEENEESSQVEEKNHFKTGEKPSSCSQAKQKNVKKKREEKCSCTQCGKSFTRKTSLERHMKIHTGEKPFTCAYCWKSFTHSSSLKEHLNIHTREKQHTCNQCGKVYLAASGLRKHLKIHTKVKSFVW